Genomic DNA from Rahnella variigena:
CGGTGATGGTTACCATCGAATAGGCCGGACTAAACCGCGCCAGCAGTTCATCACAAACCTGCTCAGGTGCAGCGGAGTCTGTAAACCAGCGCTGAATTAACACATGCGCATCAAACACTTCTTTCACATAACGATTCATCTTCTTTCCTTTTGAGCTTCCTGCTGATGCAGTTCCTGCACAATTTCACGGCCCGGCAACCGCAGACACAATATAACCGGAACAATAACGCTGGCGGCGGCAAAAATGAACGCCAGCCTGAACGCAGATTGCGGGAGGTAAATCTGCAAAATATTGAGCATCACGCTGACCAGCGTCACGCCCAGGCAAAAACTTAGCTGGCGGTTGATGTTCCACAAGGCGCTGGCATCGGCCAGTTTCTCCGTCTGAATATGTAAAAACGCGCCACTTTGCGCCGTGCTGCTGCACAAACTGCTGCCCGCACCCATCAGCGTAAACGCGGCGATCGCCAGCCAAGGCTGTGCGGGAAACCCGCTGAGCAGCGCCAGCAAGCCAATACCTGCGCCATGTATCAGACAGCCGGGAATAAACAGCGCCCGCGGCCCGATCCGGTTAAACATTTTGCCGGTAAAACTGATGGCTGCAAACGACGCCAGCGACCAGGGCAGCATCAGACCACCCGACTGCGTTGCCGAGAAATGATGTTCATTTTGCAGATACAGCATCGCGATCAGGCTGACGCCGGTAAACACGCCGGGAACCCACTGATAAACCAGCATGCCGGTGCGCAGCAGCGGATCTTTCATCAACGTCAGATCCAGCAAAGGCTCAGGCTGTTTTTGGGATACGCCAACAAACATCGCCATCAGCCCTGCGCCCGCCAGCAAGAATGCGCTGCCGCTCAGCCATTCACTATTTTCACCCAGCGACGTCAGCCCCCATAACACCAGCGTCAGCCCGCTGTTAAGCAGCGCGAATCCCTTCACATCAAACCGCTCCGCCGGTTCCCGCGGCGTTTGTGGCAGCCAGCACAGTGCCAGCACCCAGGCCAGCAGCGCCAGAGGCAGACTGGCAATAAACACCCAGCGCCAGCTGAAACTGTCCACGATAATGCCGCCGATGGCCGGAGAAAGCGCCGGTGCCAGCAGCCCGACCAGCATGATCACTGCCGACAGTCTGGCGCGTTCATGGCTGCGGTACAGCGCGTACGTCAGCGTCTGCCCGAGCGGGATCAATAATCCGCCGCCCAGCCCCTGCAAAACCCGCCAGCCAATCAGCGTGGTCAGATTTCCGGCGCTTGCTGCGCCAACAGAGGCAAGCATAAAAATCGTCAGTGAAAGGATGAAAATCCAGCGCGCCCCGAAACGTGCGGCCAGCCAGCGGCTGAG
This window encodes:
- a CDS encoding MFS transporter encodes the protein MSHRARVAAVYLLGFIVDLINMFIANVAYPGIARQFDAPVSALAWVSTGYILGLTLVIPLSRWLAARFGARWIFILSLTIFMLASVGAASAGNLTTLIGWRVLQGLGGGLLIPLGQTLTYALYRSHERARLSAVIMLVGLLAPALSPAIGGIIVDSFSWRWVFIASLPLALLAWVLALCWLPQTPREPAERFDVKGFALLNSGLTLVLWGLTSLGENSEWLSGSAFLLAGAGLMAMFVGVSQKQPEPLLDLTLMKDPLLRTGMLVYQWVPGVFTGVSLIAMLYLQNEHHFSATQSGGLMLPWSLASFAAISFTGKMFNRIGPRALFIPGCLIHGAGIGLLALLSGFPAQPWLAIAAFTLMGAGSSLCSSTAQSGAFLHIQTEKLADASALWNINRQLSFCLGVTLVSVMLNILQIYLPQSAFRLAFIFAAASVIVPVILCLRLPGREIVQELHQQEAQKERR